Proteins from one Bacteroides zhangwenhongii genomic window:
- a CDS encoding TonB-dependent receptor plug domain-containing protein, with the protein MKPFYLIILLLYSCIHINAQISQDTCRQHTAKNLADSIWKLEEVEVTAGRTRKAITGTMSGRLVLQADALKNLPQFLGTADIIRTMRLMPGVQTTGEGNSGLYIRGAEPSHNLLLLNDAPIYNPMHLMGFFSIFNGSHLNRATLLKSYISPQYGGRLGSTLSIGTRDSLTRRIGAEGNIGLISSQGTLSIPVSRKSSLYLSARGTYLNPILGLFNSAEDGSKLRYGFQDYNLTYIYAPSEKSKIIINGYFGNDKLTIKQNDYQVDAGIQWSNLASSIQWQLNLRKNRRLEQTLFFSEYENKINIDQSGAVIRLPSDIKDMGYKGNYSFYCLKSHWTIGADYTYHQTHPQYPEVDNLYGTSLTSTVEKYKTHETGAYLNCDAALFANMTAHIGLRYSSLFHVSPNGQLSKYYGGLEPRFSLEYELHTNQKVILSYALQRQYMNQVAVSTLSFPIDFWVPASQNILPQLAHSFSAGYFQSIFNDSYEISVEGYYKRLTNQLEFKGGLFDMINQQYIIEDRLLSGDGYTYGGEWMIKKNKGRLTGWISYTLGWSRRKFPAINNGRFFPAKHDRRHDLSIVTNYRINTKWDCSAVFVYATGSALTVPISVYMIGENAISEYGPHNGARMPAYHRLDLSVNYWFNRGATRESGLNFSLYNAYARKNPISLGYSIHTDKENKTAELEKRGPGLYRLIPSISYMFKF; encoded by the coding sequence GTGAAACCATTCTATCTTATTATTCTCCTTTTGTACAGTTGTATTCATATAAATGCACAAATCAGCCAAGATACCTGCCGCCAGCATACGGCAAAGAATCTAGCCGACTCGATATGGAAACTGGAGGAAGTTGAAGTCACCGCCGGACGAACACGCAAAGCGATAACCGGCACCATGTCCGGCCGGTTGGTTCTGCAAGCCGACGCACTCAAGAACTTACCGCAGTTTCTGGGTACTGCCGACATTATCCGGACAATGCGGCTAATGCCCGGAGTACAAACAACCGGTGAGGGCAACTCCGGACTATACATTCGCGGAGCAGAGCCCAGCCACAATCTTCTCCTCCTTAATGATGCGCCGATATACAACCCTATGCACTTGATGGGATTCTTTTCCATCTTCAACGGCAGCCATCTCAACCGGGCTACGCTTCTGAAATCATATATCAGCCCCCAATACGGAGGACGGCTGGGCAGCACACTCTCCATCGGAACCAGAGACTCCCTCACACGGCGAATAGGCGCAGAGGGGAATATCGGGCTGATTTCTTCACAAGGTACCCTGTCTATTCCCGTCAGCAGAAAGAGTTCGCTTTACTTATCCGCACGAGGTACTTACCTGAATCCGATACTTGGTCTTTTCAATTCAGCAGAAGACGGAAGTAAGCTACGCTACGGCTTTCAGGACTATAACCTGACTTATATCTATGCCCCTTCCGAGAAAAGCAAGATTATCATTAACGGATATTTCGGAAATGACAAACTTACCATCAAGCAAAATGACTACCAAGTGGATGCAGGTATTCAATGGAGTAACTTAGCGTCCTCTATTCAATGGCAACTGAATTTAAGGAAAAACAGAAGACTGGAACAGACTCTTTTCTTCTCTGAATATGAAAATAAAATAAATATAGACCAAAGCGGAGCCGTCATCAGACTACCGTCCGACATTAAAGACATGGGCTACAAAGGGAATTATTCATTCTATTGCCTGAAAAGCCATTGGACGATAGGCGCAGACTACACGTATCATCAGACACATCCCCAATATCCGGAGGTTGACAATTTATATGGAACGAGTCTCACTTCCACAGTAGAAAAATATAAAACACACGAGACAGGAGCATACCTGAACTGCGATGCTGCGCTTTTCGCTAATATGACTGCGCATATCGGTTTAAGATACAGCAGTCTTTTTCATGTTTCTCCCAACGGGCAGTTATCCAAATACTATGGAGGACTGGAACCTCGTTTTTCTTTGGAGTATGAACTACATACTAATCAAAAGGTGATCCTATCTTATGCGCTGCAACGCCAATACATGAATCAAGTTGCCGTATCCACACTAAGTTTTCCGATAGATTTCTGGGTTCCTGCCTCCCAAAATATCTTACCGCAACTAGCACACTCTTTTTCTGCCGGATATTTTCAATCCATATTCAATGACAGTTATGAAATATCTGTCGAAGGGTATTACAAACGGCTAACCAACCAGTTGGAATTTAAGGGGGGATTGTTCGACATGATTAATCAGCAATATATCATTGAAGACCGGTTGCTCTCCGGAGACGGCTATACGTATGGAGGAGAATGGATGATAAAAAAGAATAAAGGACGGCTCACTGGATGGATTAGCTATACTCTCGGTTGGTCAAGACGCAAGTTCCCGGCGATTAATAACGGAAGATTCTTTCCGGCCAAGCATGACAGGCGTCATGACTTATCGATTGTCACCAATTACCGGATTAATACGAAATGGGACTGTTCCGCAGTTTTTGTATACGCTACAGGAAGCGCGCTTACAGTTCCCATATCCGTATATATGATCGGAGAAAATGCAATCAGTGAATATGGTCCGCACAATGGTGCGAGAATGCCGGCATACCATCGCCTTGATCTTTCAGTCAACTATTGGTTTAACAGAGGCGCTACTCGTGAAAGCGGTTTGAACTTTTCACTTTATAACGCTTATGCGCGCAAGAATCCTATCTCCTTAGGGTATAGCATTCATACGGATAAAGAGAATAAAACTGCCGAGCTCGAAAAAAGAGGTCCGGGACTTTACCGGTTGATTCCTTCAATTAGTTATATGTTTAAATTCTAG
- a CDS encoding porin family protein — protein MKKILLVLAVVSSAMMADAQECTWGIKGGIDMTFYKLGVEDVSLKINPGNKTGFYLGVVNNFKFAEQWGIQTELLYNYAGAKIGMGEDFINAMNASQDPAAEPVNTGDMKISYNTHTLRLPILAKFQPVGGLSVLAGPYFAFRMGGKLKPNDNVETLIKGAMEENNLPGAIKYDDIKDVCSDLMGDNLKKFDVGATLGIEYAFKNGLFIDARYNISFINKLKKDLDYSAFTDYVNGFEGMEGTISGETSVKMKDALGVQPKIRYSSVQFGIGFRF, from the coding sequence ATGAAGAAGATTCTTTTGGTTTTAGCGGTAGTATCATCTGCGATGATGGCGGATGCGCAGGAATGTACATGGGGTATTAAGGGAGGTATTGATATGACTTTCTATAAGTTGGGTGTCGAGGATGTAAGTCTTAAAATCAATCCGGGTAACAAAACCGGTTTCTATTTGGGAGTAGTGAACAACTTTAAGTTTGCCGAACAATGGGGAATACAAACCGAACTTCTTTATAACTATGCCGGAGCCAAGATTGGTATGGGTGAAGATTTCATCAATGCGATGAACGCTTCTCAAGACCCGGCTGCGGAGCCGGTGAATACGGGTGATATGAAGATTTCGTACAATACGCATACACTCCGTCTGCCCATTTTGGCGAAGTTTCAGCCGGTAGGTGGACTAAGCGTATTAGCCGGACCGTATTTTGCCTTCCGTATGGGTGGTAAATTGAAACCGAATGACAATGTAGAGACGCTTATTAAAGGTGCGATGGAAGAGAATAATTTGCCGGGAGCGATTAAGTATGATGATATTAAGGATGTATGTTCCGATTTGATGGGTGATAACCTGAAGAAGTTTGATGTTGGTGCGACATTGGGTATTGAGTACGCATTTAAGAACGGCTTATTCATTGATGCGCGCTATAATATAAGTTTTATCAACAAACTAAAGAAAGACCTGGATTACTCCGCCTTTACGGATTATGTGAACGGTTTCGAAGGAATGGAGGGGACTATCAGCGGGGAAACTTCGGTTAAAATGAAAGATGCGCTGGGCGTTCAGCCTAAAATCAGATATTCATCCGTTCAATTCGGTATCGGATTCAGATTTTAG
- a CDS encoding helix-turn-helix domain-containing protein: protein MTTEADLKKIVGQRLQMLRLEKCLTQEQMGEKLNLSTSAYCKIEYGETDLTLTRLNKIAEVLNMSAVELFSKIDGNTYFNQPKDCGFVGIARDSSTIKVESNESLRELVNANTQLIKMLCKRIEILENKNL from the coding sequence ATGACAACAGAAGCCGACTTAAAAAAAATTGTAGGCCAACGTCTACAAATGCTCCGTTTAGAAAAATGCTTAACGCAAGAACAAATGGGAGAAAAACTGAATTTATCTACAAGTGCCTATTGCAAGATTGAATATGGAGAAACGGATCTAACATTGACCAGATTAAATAAGATTGCAGAAGTCCTCAATATGTCAGCCGTAGAATTATTCAGTAAGATTGATGGAAATACTTATTTCAATCAGCCTAAAGACTGCGGTTTTGTTGGCATTGCCCGAGACAGCAGTACTATTAAAGTAGAATCAAATGAGAGCCTACGAGAACTCGTGAACGCTAATACGCAGCTAATTAAAATGCTATGCAAGCGTATCGAGATTCTTGAGAATAAAAACCTATGA
- a CDS encoding CsgG/HfaB family protein, whose product MKIFLRLFLLLLPIGLWGQVTKNGYVINVEKTNIYIDLSTPKVKNGTKLLVYGSSGYMIHPVTKQKIRKEAEACAEIQVTGVYDGYSVAKFISGQIEDIKVGMIVKEGTLGSRMEVRPEKDLDKSVVRSEEKMSLTTTHKDNLSDKIRVIVSPAEVNDVVGIGHFGGYVADVLMEQLMLCDKVRLLDRSVLNAQMDELNLSREYINPATAIQKGKIEGAQYIIQVTMQKPDVVNIRTGIPLASIMGAVQGIMGKNVGAQYASNAQVGTLKAAVSITTRVIDLQTSEVVFMCSGTGKSQGKSQLSLEYGALGGAELNGGAEGFKQTITGKAIQKAFITIGNNLNSFFNGNTDKKVVGSASGFSNYGQEMSVKG is encoded by the coding sequence ATGAAAATCTTTTTACGATTATTTTTGTTACTCTTGCCTATCGGGCTTTGGGGACAAGTTACAAAAAATGGTTATGTGATTAATGTTGAGAAGACTAACATCTATATTGATCTGTCAACTCCTAAAGTGAAGAATGGAACGAAACTTTTGGTGTATGGTAGCAGTGGATATATGATCCATCCTGTGACAAAACAAAAAATAAGGAAAGAGGCAGAAGCCTGTGCTGAGATCCAAGTTACTGGAGTCTATGATGGTTATTCTGTTGCTAAATTTATTTCTGGGCAAATAGAGGACATAAAAGTGGGAATGATTGTAAAAGAGGGTACTTTAGGTAGTCGTATGGAAGTTCGCCCGGAGAAAGATTTGGATAAATCTGTCGTGAGGTCAGAAGAAAAGATGTCGCTCACTACAACTCATAAGGATAACCTTTCTGATAAAATAAGGGTTATAGTTTCTCCTGCAGAAGTTAATGATGTTGTTGGAATCGGTCATTTCGGCGGATATGTTGCAGATGTATTAATGGAACAGTTGATGTTATGTGATAAGGTGCGTTTATTGGACCGTTCTGTATTGAATGCCCAAATGGATGAACTGAATTTGTCGAGAGAATATATTAATCCTGCGACAGCTATTCAAAAAGGTAAGATCGAAGGTGCTCAATATATTATTCAGGTAACAATGCAGAAACCGGATGTAGTTAATATTCGTACTGGGATTCCTTTAGCTTCTATCATGGGGGCTGTTCAAGGAATCATGGGTAAGAATGTAGGAGCGCAATATGCTTCTAATGCCCAAGTGGGGACATTAAAAGCAGCGGTTAGCATAACGACTCGTGTAATTGATTTACAAACGAGTGAAGTTGTTTTCATGTGTAGCGGAACTGGTAAATCACAGGGTAAATCACAACTCTCGTTAGAATATGGCGCCTTAGGTGGGGCGGAATTGAATGGCGGTGCGGAAGGTTTTAAGCAAACGATTACGGGAAAAGCTATACAAAAAGCTTTTATAACGATAGGTAATAACTTAAATAGCTTTTTTAATGGGAATACAGATAAAAAAGTGGTTGGAAGTGCGAGCGGATTTAGTAATTATGGGCAAGAAATGTCTGTGAAAGGGTAA
- a CDS encoding DUF4595 domain-containing protein, translated as MYKRIISGLLFFLLALWTSSCSDNNDEKDDEGMASMLVGLWSGEIGYTCSNGEHQGEKGTISFAGDGTGVFVETGEEPATFNYEVIVETKIVAFVFGDGRYGKLKYDELTNDRLTFVETCASCGNSVTMHLKRADSLHDITVSATEGYVESFLPYYDDQLRIQAIDYKLIDTDGEEDDAQGTVAVSYTSKTIHVENALLSDHTLYTVDFSLNYKGWAEKAVCTYRHAENDYSGTGTLNFTYDTNEHLKSISYSYSSTSSGTQSGRVEMTWSNNLMTTMKGAGDDYQADISYQTDKLPESSINLPYFMMFRNDDDMVSCGGDNVILCYASLLNILGKAPHQLMSVLKNENDDGQNIFSFNYEWSNNRLARIYEHSSYNSDGSTGEDYDTQISFSYY; from the coding sequence ATGTACAAAAGAATTATTAGTGGATTACTTTTCTTTTTATTGGCCTTGTGGACAAGTTCATGTTCAGACAATAATGATGAAAAAGATGACGAGGGTATGGCATCTATGCTAGTGGGACTTTGGTCAGGGGAAATAGGCTATACTTGTTCCAACGGAGAACATCAAGGAGAGAAAGGTACGATTTCGTTTGCAGGAGATGGTACGGGAGTATTTGTTGAGACTGGAGAAGAACCGGCTACTTTTAATTATGAGGTAATAGTAGAAACTAAAATTGTGGCTTTTGTGTTTGGAGATGGTAGATATGGAAAATTGAAGTATGATGAATTAACGAATGACCGACTGACTTTTGTAGAAACCTGTGCTAGTTGTGGAAATAGTGTGACTATGCATTTAAAACGTGCAGACTCGCTTCATGATATAACAGTGTCCGCAACAGAAGGATATGTTGAAAGTTTTTTACCTTATTATGATGACCAGTTGCGCATTCAGGCGATTGATTATAAATTGATAGATACAGATGGAGAGGAAGATGATGCACAAGGTACTGTAGCCGTATCTTATACTTCCAAAACGATTCATGTGGAGAATGCTCTTTTGTCCGATCACACCTTATATACTGTGGATTTTTCTTTAAATTACAAAGGCTGGGCTGAGAAAGCGGTTTGCACTTATCGACATGCAGAGAATGATTATTCAGGAACCGGTACGTTGAACTTTACTTATGATACAAATGAACATTTGAAAAGTATTTCTTACTCTTATTCGTCTACATCGAGTGGAACTCAATCGGGACGTGTTGAGATGACATGGTCAAATAATTTGATGACGACAATGAAAGGAGCGGGGGATGATTATCAGGCTGATATAAGTTATCAGACAGACAAACTACCTGAATCTTCTATTAATCTTCCATATTTTATGATGTTTAGAAATGATGACGATATGGTTTCTTGCGGTGGGGATAATGTCATTTTATGTTATGCTTCTCTCTTGAATATATTAGGGAAAGCACCTCATCAGCTGATGAGTGTACTAAAGAATGAGAATGATGATGGGCAAAATATCTTTAGTTTTAATTATGAGTGGAGTAATAATCGTTTGGCTCGTATATATGAACATAGCAGTTATAACAGCGATGGTTCAACCGGAGAGGATTATGATACTCAGATAAGTTTTTCTTATTATTGA
- a CDS encoding BatD family protein — MKRQIFTALRLVCFLSGLLLSLCMQSANASRTNIFDKIDDRKMYGLTGKVVEARYSDGTLMKFDKTGKLIRLNGKKFAYQDSCKYMLEQGIVTAAKLECSETMRREISCDTGSNTEEYIFDAEGRLQEYLVHSYPFCKHQYFYQGTEKWPCKEIFHCDTIPSGALTYYYIYLETDEAGNWLQRSVKVSGGKDISINRMYVETRRLKYDLAPVNLIASVKGEVKFGSYDPDRLNINKQDKQAAYDRGKENIELSAPKKVEVGEEFEIVFDMKRRPKDVGVNITEQFEPLNYGSQSYEFRTNTLLVAGDTVTQYQLLFKLKAKQKGNLELPSLKARFGGKLNISAPLNIVVVNAQSVLAKKDYNPVVRLVATLNKDTVRMGESAFLSLKLCTTYTKVTSVRLSQPKVSSCTVMEIPVDSIIWKPVSFEDVTYHVGEYKKFQLTPMKAGKVEIPHFWYDCTLSRWGANPKFANGIGNAHGLLGVIGAAVTVVSTSPVRLEKRNESVHTDPLYLEVLP, encoded by the coding sequence ATGAAACGGCAGATATTTACAGCACTAAGATTAGTGTGCTTTCTTTCCGGTTTGTTGTTGAGTCTTTGTATGCAAAGTGCAAATGCTTCCCGGACAAATATCTTTGATAAGATAGACGATAGGAAGATGTATGGTCTGACAGGCAAAGTGGTTGAGGCTAGATATTCTGATGGAACATTGATGAAGTTTGACAAAACGGGGAAGCTTATTCGGCTAAATGGTAAGAAGTTTGCTTATCAGGATAGTTGTAAATATATGCTGGAACAAGGTATTGTAACAGCAGCCAAGTTGGAATGTTCGGAAACTATGCGTCGAGAAATCTCTTGTGATACGGGGAGTAATACTGAAGAATATATTTTTGATGCGGAAGGGCGTTTACAAGAATATCTTGTTCATTCTTATCCGTTTTGTAAACATCAATACTTTTATCAGGGTACGGAAAAATGGCCTTGTAAGGAGATATTTCATTGTGATACAATCCCGTCGGGTGCATTGACTTATTACTATATTTATTTGGAGACGGATGAGGCTGGTAATTGGTTGCAACGGTCAGTGAAAGTGTCTGGTGGAAAGGATATATCAATCAATCGTATGTATGTGGAAACTCGTAGATTGAAGTATGATCTCGCTCCGGTTAATCTTATCGCTTCCGTGAAAGGAGAAGTGAAATTTGGCAGTTACGACCCGGATCGACTCAATATTAATAAGCAAGACAAGCAAGCGGCCTATGATCGTGGAAAAGAAAATATTGAGTTATCGGCCCCGAAAAAAGTAGAGGTAGGAGAAGAGTTTGAAATAGTGTTTGATATGAAACGGCGACCTAAAGACGTGGGAGTCAACATTACGGAACAGTTTGAACCGCTGAACTATGGTTCCCAAAGCTACGAATTTCGTACGAATACATTGTTGGTTGCAGGGGATACAGTAACGCAATATCAATTGCTGTTTAAGTTAAAGGCTAAACAAAAGGGAAATTTGGAACTACCTTCTTTGAAAGCAAGGTTCGGAGGGAAACTGAATATATCAGCCCCTTTGAATATTGTAGTGGTGAATGCGCAGAGTGTGCTTGCAAAGAAGGATTATAATCCGGTGGTAAGACTTGTAGCGACATTGAATAAAGATACAGTCCGTATGGGGGAAAGTGCTTTTTTATCTTTAAAGCTATGTACTACCTATACGAAAGTAACTTCTGTCCGGTTATCTCAACCAAAGGTGTCTTCGTGTACAGTTATGGAGATTCCTGTTGACAGCATAATATGGAAACCGGTTTCTTTTGAGGATGTGACGTATCATGTAGGCGAATATAAAAAGTTTCAACTGACTCCAATGAAAGCCGGTAAAGTCGAGATTCCCCATTTCTGGTATGATTGTACGCTTAGCAGATGGGGAGCTAATCCAAAGTTTGCAAATGGCATAGGGAATGCGCATGGTTTATTGGGTGTAATAGGAGCTGCAGTGACTGTTGTGTCAACATCTCCTGTGCGTTTAGAAAAAAGAAACGAATCGGTACATACCGATCCGTTATATTTGGAAGTGCTTCCTTAA
- a CDS encoding magnesium transporter CorA family protein, translating to MRTYLYCEAGFVEKAQWLPNSWVNVVCPNNDDFEFLTKTLNVPESFLDDIADTDERPRTDTEGNWLLTILRIPVQNKQNENLPFGTVPIGIITNNEIIVSVCYYNTDLLPDFIEHTRRKGIIVRNKLDLILRLIYSSAVWFLKYLKQINLDISAAEKELERSIRNEDLLRLMRLQKTLVYFNTSIRGNEVMIGKLKTIFQDTDYLDKELVEDVIIELKQALNTVNIYSDILTGTMDAFASIISNNVNTIMKRMTSLSIVLMLPTLIASFYGMNVDIHLEEVPFAFSLIVLFSIGLSTLAFVIFRKIKWF from the coding sequence ATGAGAACGTATCTTTATTGTGAGGCCGGCTTTGTGGAAAAAGCACAATGGCTGCCGAATAGCTGGGTCAACGTAGTATGCCCGAACAATGATGACTTTGAATTTCTGACTAAAACACTAAATGTTCCCGAATCATTTCTTGACGACATAGCTGATACCGACGAACGTCCGCGTACAGACACGGAGGGGAATTGGCTGCTCACCATTTTACGTATTCCAGTGCAGAACAAGCAAAACGAGAATCTGCCTTTCGGCACTGTCCCCATCGGCATTATCACCAATAATGAAATCATTGTATCCGTCTGTTATTACAACACTGATTTGCTGCCGGACTTTATCGAGCATACTCGCCGGAAAGGTATCATCGTCCGCAATAAGTTGGATTTGATTTTACGGCTTATCTATTCTTCTGCCGTATGGTTTCTGAAATATCTGAAACAGATAAATCTGGACATCAGTGCTGCGGAAAAGGAATTGGAACGCAGTATCCGTAATGAGGACCTGCTTCGCTTGATGCGATTGCAGAAAACACTGGTTTATTTCAATACTTCCATACGGGGCAATGAAGTGATGATCGGCAAACTGAAAACTATTTTCCAAGACACGGACTACCTGGACAAGGAATTGGTAGAGGATGTTATTATTGAATTGAAACAGGCACTCAATACCGTCAATATTTACAGTGATATCCTTACAGGCACAATGGACGCTTTCGCGTCCATCATCTCGAACAATGTGAATACAATCATGAAACGCATGACCAGTTTATCCATTGTATTAATGCTCCCGACATTAATTGCCAGCTTCTATGGTATGAATGTGGATATCCACCTAGAAGAAGTACCTTTCGCTTTCTCGTTGATTGTGCTCTTCTCCATCGGATTGTCAACATTGGCGTTCGTGATATTCAGGAAGATCAAATGGTTCTAA
- the gpmI gene encoding 2,3-bisphosphoglycerate-independent phosphoglycerate mutase: MSKKALLMILDGWGLGDQKKDDVIFNTPTPYWDYLMNTYPHSQLQASGENVGLPDGQMGNSEVGHLNIGAGRVVYQDLVKINRACADNSILKNPEIISAFSYAKENGKNVHFMGLTSNGGVHSSLVHLFKLCDIAKEYNIDNTFIHCFMDGRDTDPKSGKGFIEELSAHCEKSAGKIASIIGRYYAMDRDKRWERVKEAYDLLVNGEGKKATDMVLAMQESYDEGVTDEFIKPIVNANVDGTIKEGDVVIFFNYRNDRAKELTVVLTQQDMPEAGMHTIPGLQYYCMTPYDASFKGVHILFDKENVANTLGEYLSARGMSQLHIAETEKYAHVTFFFNGGRETPFDKEDRILVPSPKVATYDLKPEMSAYEVKDKLVAAINENKYDFIVVNFANGDMVGHTGIYEAIEKAVVAVDACVKDVIEAAKAQDYEAIIIADHGNADHALNEDGTPNTAHSLNPVPCVYVTENKAAKVENGRLADVAPTILKIMGLEVPAEMDGSVLIK; encoded by the coding sequence ATGAGTAAGAAAGCCCTTTTAATGATCCTCGACGGTTGGGGACTAGGTGACCAAAAGAAAGACGACGTAATCTTCAACACTCCCACTCCTTATTGGGATTATCTGATGAACACTTATCCTCACTCTCAGCTCCAGGCAAGCGGTGAAAATGTAGGTTTGCCCGACGGACAGATGGGTAACTCTGAGGTAGGACACTTGAATATCGGTGCGGGACGCGTAGTTTATCAGGACTTGGTGAAAATCAACCGTGCGTGCGCTGACAATAGTATTCTGAAAAATCCGGAAATCATTTCGGCTTTCTCTTATGCAAAGGAAAACGGAAAGAATGTGCATTTCATGGGACTGACTTCCAACGGTGGCGTACATAGCTCACTTGTTCATCTTTTCAAACTTTGCGATATCGCTAAGGAATATAATATCGACAATACATTCATCCATTGCTTCATGGACGGTCGTGATACAGACCCGAAGAGCGGTAAGGGATTTATTGAGGAACTGTCTGCTCACTGTGAGAAATCGGCAGGAAAGATCGCTTCCATCATCGGCCGTTATTACGCAATGGACCGTGACAAACGTTGGGAACGTGTAAAAGAAGCATACGACCTGTTGGTGAACGGTGAAGGAAAGAAGGCAACCGATATGGTTCTGGCAATGCAGGAATCTTACGATGAAGGTGTGACGGACGAATTTATCAAGCCGATTGTAAATGCCAATGTCGACGGAACAATCAAAGAAGGTGACGTGGTAATCTTCTTCAACTATCGTAACGACCGTGCCAAAGAGCTGACCGTTGTGTTGACCCAGCAGGATATGCCGGAAGCAGGCATGCACACCATTCCGGGATTGCAATATTACTGTATGACTCCGTATGACGCTTCTTTCAAAGGTGTACATATCCTGTTCGACAAAGAAAATGTGGCTAACACTTTGGGCGAGTATCTTTCTGCTAGGGGTATGAGCCAGCTTCATATCGCTGAAACGGAGAAGTATGCTCACGTGACGTTCTTTTTCAACGGTGGACGTGAAACTCCGTTTGACAAGGAAGACCGTATCCTCGTTCCGTCTCCAAAAGTAGCTACTTACGACCTGAAACCGGAAATGAGCGCTTACGAAGTGAAAGATAAACTGGTGGCTGCTATCAACGAAAACAAATATGATTTCATCGTAGTGAACTTCGCCAACGGTGATATGGTAGGCCATACGGGTATTTACGAAGCTATCGAGAAAGCTGTTGTTGCTGTAGATGCTTGTGTGAAAGATGTGATCGAAGCTGCTAAAGCACAGGATTACGAAGCAATCATCATTGCCGATCATGGTAATGCTGACCACGCTTTGAATGAGGACGGTACTCCGAACACGGCTCACTCTCTGAATCCCGTTCCTTGTGTTTACGTGACAGAAAATAAGGCTGCGAAAGTAGAGAACGGCCGTCTGGCTGATGTCGCTCCGACTATCCTGAAGATTATGGGATTGGAAGTTCCGGCTGAAATGGACGGTAGCGTGTTGATTAAGTAA
- a CDS encoding DUF3109 family protein, with protein MIQIDDVVVSLDVLREKFLCNLDACKGECCIEGDAGAPVELEEVEKLEEVLPVIWDELAPEARAIIEKQGVVYTDEEGDLVTSIVNNKDCVFTCYDEKGCCYCAIEKAYREGKTDFYKPVSCHLYPIRIGDYGPYKAVNYHRWDVCKAAVLLGKKENLPVYRFLKEPLIRKFGEEWYKELEIAVEELKKQHLL; from the coding sequence ATGATACAGATTGATGATGTAGTTGTATCGCTGGATGTGCTTCGGGAAAAGTTCCTTTGTAATCTGGACGCTTGTAAAGGTGAATGTTGCATTGAGGGAGATGCAGGGGCGCCTGTAGAGTTGGAGGAAGTGGAGAAACTGGAAGAAGTGTTGCCGGTTATTTGGGATGAGCTGGCACCCGAAGCCCGCGCGATAATAGAAAAGCAAGGAGTGGTATATACGGATGAGGAAGGAGATCTGGTGACCTCTATTGTTAATAATAAAGACTGTGTCTTTACTTGTTATGATGAGAAGGGATGTTGCTACTGTGCTATTGAAAAAGCCTATCGTGAAGGGAAAACAGATTTCTATAAACCGGTATCCTGCCATCTTTATCCTATCCGTATCGGAGATTACGGACCTTACAAGGCTGTCAATTATCATCGTTGGGATGTATGCAAGGCGGCAGTATTGCTGGGTAAAAAGGAAAATCTCCCGGTTTATCGGTTCCTGAAAGAACCTTTGATCCGTAAGTTCGGTGAGGAATGGTATAAAGAACTGGAAATAGCGGTTGAGGAACTGAAAAAACAACATCTTCTCTGA